One genomic window of Polyangium aurulentum includes the following:
- a CDS encoding serine/threonine protein kinase: MKQDSSDDQAATSEVAPTQPKGWVEGPASEELPAASRRGWVEGPASIELGFVPEDEVPGMYSTSAIALDPESEEALNQEIPAGTVLASKYRVVRVIGKGGMGIVVEARHEQLDTRVAIKILLREFLAYPEASSRFLREARAASRLESQNVARVLDVGTLDSGEPFMVMEYLAGQDLDYHLRSHGALALEDAIDYVTQASDAIAEAHTLGIVHRDLKPANLFFTRRGDLPVIKVLDFGVSKVADESPGEMTLTQTTTILGSALYMSPEQMQSAKKVDRRTDVYALGVCLFELLARELPYFADSFPELCAKIFTQPPRPLRELRPELPEELDAVMVKCLSREPDKRYQSVPEFVQALSPWARPSTRSQMENLFKRFQPALELLPVAEPPKPADKPAPSTKKTSDKSSDKTSDKSSDKTSDKSSDKKAEAEGEPEERTRKPLPLVWIGAAVALVVGGLGAWAVLKMSAQPPAAPEVTAVAPPPASAAAPPEVPTATSSAEVAGGTMPTALAADAGTDAGTDAGTDAGVDAGADAGADAGADAGKGSKGGNAPSGSRPPSGGNAGSGSKPSEPTVLTPPPPVDLADERCFANMPDGKRVQVPCN, translated from the coding sequence GTGAAGCAAGACTCCTCCGACGATCAGGCCGCAACCTCCGAGGTCGCCCCCACCCAGCCGAAGGGCTGGGTCGAGGGCCCCGCTTCGGAGGAGCTCCCCGCAGCGTCACGCCGGGGCTGGGTCGAGGGCCCCGCCTCGATCGAGCTGGGGTTCGTCCCCGAAGACGAGGTGCCGGGGATGTACAGCACCTCGGCCATCGCGCTCGATCCCGAGAGCGAAGAGGCGCTGAACCAGGAGATCCCCGCGGGGACCGTGCTCGCGAGCAAGTACCGCGTGGTGCGCGTGATCGGCAAGGGCGGGATGGGCATCGTGGTCGAGGCGCGCCACGAGCAGCTCGACACCCGCGTGGCGATCAAGATCCTCCTGCGCGAGTTCCTGGCCTACCCCGAGGCCTCGAGCCGCTTTTTGCGCGAGGCGCGCGCGGCTTCCAGGCTCGAGAGCCAGAACGTCGCGCGCGTGCTCGACGTCGGCACGCTCGATTCGGGCGAGCCGTTCATGGTGATGGAGTACCTCGCGGGGCAGGACCTCGACTATCACCTGCGCTCGCACGGCGCGCTCGCGCTCGAGGACGCGATCGACTACGTCACGCAGGCGAGCGACGCGATCGCCGAGGCGCACACGCTCGGCATCGTGCACCGTGATCTCAAGCCCGCGAACCTGTTCTTCACGCGGCGCGGAGACTTGCCCGTCATCAAGGTGCTCGACTTCGGCGTCTCCAAGGTCGCCGACGAGTCGCCGGGCGAGATGACGCTCACGCAGACGACGACGATCCTCGGCTCGGCGCTCTACATGTCGCCCGAGCAGATGCAGTCGGCGAAGAAGGTCGATCGGCGCACGGACGTCTACGCGCTCGGCGTTTGCCTGTTCGAGCTGCTCGCGCGGGAGCTGCCGTATTTCGCCGACAGCTTCCCCGAGCTGTGCGCCAAGATCTTCACGCAGCCGCCGCGGCCGCTGCGCGAGCTGCGGCCCGAGCTGCCCGAGGAGCTCGACGCGGTGATGGTGAAGTGCCTCTCGCGCGAGCCGGACAAACGCTACCAGTCCGTGCCCGAATTCGTGCAGGCGCTGTCGCCCTGGGCGCGTCCGTCGACGCGCTCGCAGATGGAGAACCTCTTCAAGCGCTTCCAGCCCGCGCTCGAGCTTTTGCCGGTCGCGGAGCCCCCGAAGCCCGCGGACAAACCGGCCCCGAGCACAAAGAAGACCAGCGACAAGTCCAGCGACAAGACCAGCGACAAGAGCAGCGACAAGACCAGCGACAAGAGCAGCGACAAGAAGGCCGAGGCGGAGGGGGAGCCGGAGGAGCGAACGCGCAAGCCGCTCCCGCTCGTGTGGATCGGAGCGGCCGTGGCGCTCGTGGTTGGCGGCCTGGGCGCGTGGGCGGTTTTGAAAATGAGCGCGCAGCCTCCCGCAGCGCCCGAGGTCACCGCCGTAGCCCCGCCCCCGGCGAGCGCGGCGGCGCCGCCCGAGGTCCCGACGGCAACGAGCTCGGCGGAGGTCGCAGGCGGCACCATGCCCACGGCGCTCGCCGCGGACGCGGGAACGGATGCGGGAACGGATGCGGGAACGGATGCGGGCGTGGACGCGGGCGCGGACGCGGGCGCGGATGCGGGGGCGGACGCAGGCAAGGGCTCGAAGGGCGGGAATGCGCCTTCGGGCTCGCGCCCCCCTTCG
- a CDS encoding O-methyltransferase, whose amino-acid sequence MELLIAPALDHYIQEHTRPRPALFDELRDVTYASTSAPQMQVGRVEGTFLKMLVGLMGARRVLEIGTFTGYSSLSMAEALPDDGELITCDIDPETTKIARAFWDRAPWGKKISLRLGDARATLRTLPANEPFDLAFIDADKSGYLDYYEAILPLLRKGGLIVADNTLWSGKVLDPQTEDDHAIVRFNAHVNRDPRVENVLLSVRDGMMLARKL is encoded by the coding sequence ATGGAGCTACTCATTGCACCCGCGCTGGATCATTACATTCAGGAGCATACCCGGCCGCGCCCGGCCCTCTTCGACGAGCTGCGCGACGTGACGTACGCATCGACGAGCGCGCCGCAGATGCAGGTGGGGCGCGTCGAGGGGACGTTCCTCAAGATGCTCGTCGGGCTGATGGGCGCGCGCCGCGTGCTCGAGATCGGCACGTTCACCGGCTACTCGTCGCTCTCCATGGCCGAAGCCCTGCCCGACGACGGCGAGCTCATCACGTGCGACATCGATCCCGAGACGACCAAGATCGCCCGCGCGTTCTGGGATCGCGCGCCCTGGGGCAAGAAGATCTCGCTCCGGCTCGGAGACGCGCGCGCGACCCTGCGCACGCTGCCCGCGAACGAGCCCTTCGACCTCGCCTTCATCGACGCCGACAAGAGCGGCTACCTCGACTACTACGAGGCCATCCTGCCGCTTTTGCGCAAAGGCGGGCTCATCGTCGCCGACAACACGCTCTGGAGCGGCAAGGTCCTCGACCCGCAGACCGAGGACGACCACGCCATCGTCCGCTTCAACGCTCACGTCAACCGCGACCCGCGCGTCGAGAACGTCCTGCTCAGCGTGCGCGACGGCATGATGCTCGCCCGCAAGCTCTGA
- a CDS encoding type III pantothenate kinase, whose product MLLVVDVGNTNISFGVLEGTKLLHHVRSESARARTADEYAVLVRQMLALRGVDPDGIDSAIIASVVPTLTDTMVELVRRAFRREPVVVGPGIRTGMPILYENPREVGADRIVNAVAAYEWAKGGVIVVDFGTATTFDCVTPKGEYLGGVITPGVQISAEALFSRAARLHRVEITLPPRVVGRNPVHSMQSGIVYGYAGLVDGLSTRLKRELGYPCRVVATGGLARLIAPLTESIEEVDDDLTLTGLRLLYERNAPGTGSTPPSGARGGSEA is encoded by the coding sequence ATGCTGCTGGTCGTCGACGTCGGAAACACGAACATCTCGTTTGGCGTGCTGGAGGGGACGAAGCTGCTCCATCACGTGCGCTCCGAGAGCGCGAGGGCGCGCACCGCGGACGAGTACGCCGTGCTCGTCCGCCAGATGCTCGCCCTCCGCGGCGTCGACCCCGACGGCATCGACAGCGCCATCATCGCGAGCGTGGTGCCCACGCTCACCGACACCATGGTCGAGCTGGTCAGGCGCGCCTTCCGCCGCGAGCCCGTCGTGGTCGGCCCGGGCATCCGCACCGGCATGCCCATCCTCTACGAGAACCCGCGCGAGGTCGGCGCCGACCGCATCGTCAACGCCGTGGCGGCCTACGAGTGGGCCAAGGGCGGCGTCATCGTGGTCGACTTCGGCACGGCTACGACCTTCGACTGCGTGACCCCGAAGGGCGAGTACCTGGGCGGCGTCATCACCCCCGGCGTGCAGATCAGCGCCGAGGCCCTCTTCTCCCGCGCCGCACGCCTGCACCGGGTCGAGATCACCCTGCCCCCGCGCGTCGTGGGCCGAAACCCCGTCCACTCGATGCAATCGGGCATCGTCTACGGCTACGCGGGCCTGGTCGACGGCCTCTCCACCCGGCTCAAGCGCGAGCTCGGCTATCCGTGCCGCGTGGTCGCGACGGGCGGGCTCGCGCGGCTCATCGCGCCCCTCACCGAGTCGATCGAGGAGGTCGACGACGACCTCACCCTGACGGGCCTGCGCCTCCTGTACGAGCGCAACGCGCCCGGCACGGGCTCGACCCCTCCGAGCGGCGCGCGTGGAGGCTCCGAGGCTTGA
- a CDS encoding FecCD family ABC transporter permease: MSRRLPAIPLAAALLVLLAALAIALGTEPVSLSEALAAPGLARTIVVEVRLPRVLLAAMAGLGLGVVGAAFQALLRNPLAEPYVLGVSGGAALGATTAIALGLGTATVLGAALIPAASLAGGLLATTLVYGVARGLRGGASGTSILLAGVMVNSIAAALITFLKALVPPSRAQQLLRWLVGFVDLPHQPALVAAAIYVAIGCAVLLVDAGRLNLLALGDETAETLGVDARALERRVFFASSCVIGAIVSLTGLIGFVGLVVPHAVRRIIGPDQRRVLPVSMLCGAAMLVACDLIARLAFRSLGTEPPVGAVTALIGGPAFLVMLKKSQG, translated from the coding sequence TTGAGCCGACGCCTCCCGGCCATCCCCCTCGCCGCCGCGCTCCTCGTCCTCCTCGCCGCGCTCGCGATCGCCCTCGGCACCGAGCCCGTCTCCCTCTCCGAGGCCCTCGCCGCGCCGGGGCTCGCCCGCACCATCGTCGTCGAGGTGCGCCTGCCGCGCGTCCTGCTCGCCGCCATGGCCGGCCTCGGCCTCGGCGTCGTGGGCGCCGCCTTCCAGGCCCTCTTGAGAAACCCCCTCGCGGAGCCTTACGTGCTCGGCGTCTCGGGGGGCGCGGCGCTCGGCGCGACGACGGCCATCGCGCTCGGCCTGGGCACGGCGACGGTGCTCGGCGCGGCGCTCATCCCCGCGGCCTCGCTCGCCGGGGGCCTCCTGGCCACGACGCTCGTCTACGGCGTCGCGCGCGGGCTGCGTGGCGGCGCGTCGGGGACGTCGATCCTGCTCGCGGGCGTGATGGTCAACTCGATCGCGGCCGCGCTCATCACGTTCCTGAAGGCGCTCGTCCCGCCCTCGCGCGCGCAGCAGCTCCTGCGCTGGCTCGTGGGGTTCGTGGATCTGCCGCACCAGCCTGCGCTCGTGGCTGCGGCGATCTACGTGGCCATCGGCTGCGCGGTGCTGCTCGTGGATGCAGGCAGGCTCAACCTGCTCGCGCTCGGCGACGAGACGGCCGAGACGCTCGGCGTCGATGCCCGTGCGCTCGAGCGGCGCGTCTTCTTCGCCTCGTCGTGCGTCATCGGCGCCATCGTGAGCCTGACGGGCCTCATCGGCTTCGTGGGCCTCGTCGTGCCTCACGCCGTGCGCCGGATCATCGGGCCCGATCAACGCCGCGTGCTGCCCGTGTCCATGCTCTGCGGCGCGGCCATGCTCGTCGCCTGCGACCTCATCGCGCGGCTCGCCTTCCGCTCGCTCGGCACCGAGCCCCCCGTCGGCGCGGTGACCGCGCTGATCGGGGGCCCGGCGTTCCTCGTGATGCTCAAGAAGAGCCAAGGCTAG
- a CDS encoding glutathione S-transferase family protein, translating to MSDLKLYYAPMTSADRVHWALEELGVPYEKVKLDLAAGEQRKPEYLALNPNGKVPLLVAEGKPIFEGLAILLYLGERFGVDKGLFPPPNADRAEAFKWMAWASVTLYEATVRLLRNTLERFPADERNPKVAEGARNDLAQAIGILDRELDGKEYLVGNQFSLADIAVVSALPFLARFGVDLSPFTNVNAWIERCTSRPAAKRVRPG from the coding sequence ATGTCCGATCTCAAACTCTACTACGCCCCCATGACGAGCGCGGACCGGGTGCACTGGGCGCTCGAGGAACTCGGGGTCCCCTACGAGAAGGTGAAGCTCGACCTCGCCGCGGGAGAGCAGCGCAAGCCCGAGTACCTGGCGCTCAACCCGAACGGCAAGGTCCCGCTGCTCGTCGCCGAGGGGAAGCCGATCTTCGAGGGGCTCGCGATCCTGCTCTACCTCGGCGAGCGCTTCGGCGTGGACAAGGGCCTCTTCCCGCCGCCCAACGCGGACCGCGCAGAGGCGTTCAAGTGGATGGCGTGGGCCAGCGTCACCCTGTACGAGGCGACCGTGCGGCTCCTGCGCAACACCCTGGAGCGCTTCCCTGCCGACGAGCGCAACCCCAAGGTCGCCGAGGGCGCGAGGAACGATCTCGCCCAGGCGATCGGCATCCTCGACCGCGAGCTCGATGGCAAGGAGTACCTCGTCGGCAACCAGTTCTCGCTCGCCGACATCGCGGTCGTGTCGGCGCTGCCGTTCCTGGCGCGCTTCGGCGTGGACCTCTCGCCGTTCACGAACGTGAACGCGTGGATCGAGCGCTGCACGAGCCGCCCCGCCGCCAAGCGGGTGAGGCCGGGCTGA
- a CDS encoding cytochrome C peroxidase — MRKSSVVVGLVAAACSLAAGCGGGGAGGPEARTGRAQAAGGCGRMKPGVGAKPIAPMRQGATVALARIGDRTIAYVADEDDANVHTVDVKTGAELGTSKLKGTPSQLLVAPDGRVMVALKDQAAVEVLEPGEDASAPLESRCVVPTPVEPVALATTPDDGAVLVTSGWGAALTAYDTASMTRMYEVPLAREPRAVVVSDDGKKAFVAHVVGSRMSVVDLVAKRASIVDVGGAEVSRGFGRGTLLDLVDDSAVDRRGCQGYALAKSTSVSGRIFAPQVLVDPGRADQRSEGYGSGNGMNPPEVAAIAVIDEDLARPMAESVSVKPSLHQMTGNARPIPQCLLPRAAAVDAASRSLFVACAGIDAVVEYDAGAADPQHAERRRFPVASGPTGIAIDPVGRRAVVWSQFDRTLNVIPLGAPGAESAFGEEPQQTVRVALSREAGTAATADLELGRKLFHMTGDARISSDGRACASCHPDGRDDALTWATPDGPRQTPMLAGRLRETAPYGWMGNGESVKDHLASTFQRLGGVGLSGRELDALVAFATSLRAPATGSAQTEDAVLVERGRAVFHSSETGCASCHSDGNGYTDRSAHDVASRAAADIVPAFDTPSLRFVGGTAPYFHDGRYPTLRAMLVGADGKMGHTKGLSQNDLDALEAYLRSL, encoded by the coding sequence ATGCGGAAGAGCTCTGTGGTCGTGGGTCTCGTCGCTGCAGCGTGCTCGCTCGCGGCGGGGTGTGGTGGCGGGGGAGCCGGGGGGCCGGAGGCGCGCACGGGGCGCGCGCAGGCCGCTGGGGGCTGCGGGAGGATGAAGCCCGGCGTCGGCGCGAAGCCCATCGCGCCGATGCGGCAAGGGGCCACGGTGGCGCTGGCCAGGATTGGCGATCGGACGATCGCCTATGTCGCGGACGAGGACGACGCCAACGTCCACACCGTCGACGTGAAGACGGGCGCGGAGCTCGGCACGAGCAAGCTCAAGGGAACGCCGTCGCAGCTCCTGGTCGCGCCCGATGGTCGCGTGATGGTGGCGCTGAAGGACCAGGCGGCCGTCGAGGTGCTCGAGCCGGGCGAGGACGCATCGGCGCCGCTCGAATCGCGCTGCGTGGTGCCGACGCCGGTCGAGCCGGTCGCCCTCGCGACGACGCCGGATGATGGCGCGGTGCTCGTGACGAGCGGCTGGGGCGCGGCGCTCACGGCGTACGACACGGCGAGCATGACGCGCATGTACGAGGTGCCGCTCGCCCGCGAGCCGCGCGCGGTGGTGGTCTCCGACGACGGCAAGAAGGCGTTCGTCGCGCACGTGGTGGGCTCGCGCATGAGCGTCGTCGATCTCGTCGCCAAGCGCGCGAGCATCGTGGACGTGGGCGGGGCCGAGGTCTCCCGCGGCTTCGGGCGCGGCACGCTCCTCGATCTCGTCGATGACAGCGCGGTGGACCGGCGCGGGTGTCAGGGCTACGCGCTCGCCAAGTCGACGAGCGTGTCGGGCCGCATCTTCGCGCCGCAGGTGCTCGTCGATCCGGGCCGCGCCGACCAGCGCTCGGAGGGCTACGGCAGCGGCAACGGCATGAACCCGCCCGAGGTCGCCGCCATCGCGGTGATCGACGAGGACCTGGCGCGCCCGATGGCCGAGTCGGTGTCGGTGAAGCCGAGCTTGCACCAGATGACCGGCAACGCCCGCCCGATCCCCCAGTGCCTCCTGCCGCGCGCGGCGGCCGTCGACGCGGCGAGCCGCTCGCTCTTCGTGGCGTGCGCGGGCATCGACGCCGTGGTCGAGTACGACGCGGGCGCAGCCGATCCGCAGCACGCCGAGCGCAGGCGCTTCCCGGTCGCGTCGGGACCGACCGGCATCGCGATCGATCCGGTGGGGCGGCGCGCGGTCGTCTGGTCGCAGTTCGATCGGACGCTCAACGTGATCCCGCTCGGCGCGCCGGGCGCGGAGAGCGCGTTCGGGGAGGAGCCGCAGCAGACGGTGCGCGTCGCGCTCTCGCGGGAGGCGGGGACGGCGGCGACGGCGGACCTCGAGCTCGGCCGCAAGCTCTTCCACATGACGGGCGACGCGCGCATCTCGAGCGACGGCCGTGCCTGCGCGAGCTGCCACCCCGACGGCCGCGACGACGCGCTCACGTGGGCCACGCCCGATGGTCCGCGGCAAACCCCGATGCTCGCAGGCCGCCTGCGCGAGACCGCGCCTTACGGCTGGATGGGCAACGGCGAGAGCGTGAAGGATCACCTCGCGAGCACGTTCCAGAGGCTCGGCGGCGTGGGGTTGTCGGGCCGCGAGCTCGACGCGCTCGTCGCCTTCGCGACCTCGCTCCGCGCGCCCGCCACGGGGAGCGCGCAGACCGAGGACGCCGTGCTCGTCGAGCGTGGTCGTGCGGTCTTCCACTCGTCCGAGACCGGCTGCGCGAGCTGCCACAGCGACGGGAACGGCTACACCGATCGCAGCGCGCATGACGTCGCGAGCCGCGCGGCGGCGGACATCGTGCCGGCGTTCGACACGCCCTCGCTGCGCTTCGTCGGCGGCACGGCGCCCTACTTCCACGACGGCCGCTACCCGACGCTGCGCGCGATGCTCGTCGGAGCCGACGGCAAGATGGGCCATACGAAGGGGCTCTCCCAGAACGACCTCGACGCGCTCGAGGCTTACCTCCGGAGCCTGTGA
- a CDS encoding (deoxy)nucleoside triphosphate pyrophosphohydrolase, whose translation MDSPRTIRVVAAVIEQNGRYLITQRRPAAVLPLLWEFPGGRVEDSETDATALKREVFHRLGVEIEPGQMISFVSHPYERYVVDLYLYECRITSGEPAPLAVNAFKWVTSAEFDQYPFTPADEASMNKLLGMT comes from the coding sequence ATGGATTCCCCGCGCACCATCCGCGTCGTCGCCGCCGTCATCGAACAGAACGGGCGGTATCTCATCACCCAGCGAAGGCCCGCCGCCGTCCTGCCCCTGCTCTGGGAGTTCCCGGGCGGACGCGTCGAAGACTCCGAGACCGACGCCACCGCGCTCAAGCGCGAGGTCTTCCACCGCCTCGGCGTGGAGATCGAGCCCGGGCAGATGATCTCCTTCGTCAGCCACCCGTACGAGCGCTACGTGGTCGACCTCTATCTCTACGAGTGTCGCATCACCTCGGGAGAGCCCGCGCCGCTCGCGGTGAACGCGTTCAAGTGGGTGACGAGCGCGGAGTTCGACCAGTACCCGTTCACGCCCGCCGACGAGGCGAGCATGAACAAGCTGCTCGGCATGACCTGA
- a CDS encoding FHA domain-containing protein codes for MITCPKCSKENQDHYKFCLGCGAELPRSAAPKKFTSGTPPQGIPAVKGGAGIADEPTHVGPGKRSQPAPAPAAPAAAFTAPAPPAPVLAPIAAPSAAGAPPVACADCGHSNPATNRFCASCGAKLSAKAVSVPAPAPAAPAAAPAPSSSATPTVVLTALRADGSEAGSYTLPSGTVTIGRDTGAIFAGDSYLSPRHATFIPKGGKLVVRDESSLNGIYKKLRRDEPQVVHPGNVFRIGQEIIRFETLAPAPSTADGVERLGSPSKGYVGRISLIIGRDAAGNTFPVPETGLHLGRERGDVLFPEDGYVSGLHCRVSYEKGQLFITDLGSSNGTFIRLSADGELIDGDVLLMGQQLFRVNINA; via the coding sequence GTGATTACCTGTCCCAAGTGCAGCAAGGAGAACCAGGACCACTACAAGTTCTGCCTCGGATGCGGGGCGGAGCTGCCGCGGAGCGCGGCACCGAAGAAGTTCACGTCGGGCACGCCTCCCCAGGGAATCCCGGCCGTCAAGGGCGGCGCCGGGATCGCCGACGAGCCCACGCACGTCGGCCCCGGCAAGCGCTCGCAGCCCGCGCCCGCGCCTGCCGCGCCCGCCGCTGCGTTCACCGCGCCCGCGCCTCCCGCCCCGGTGCTCGCGCCCATCGCGGCCCCCTCGGCCGCAGGCGCGCCGCCCGTCGCGTGCGCCGACTGCGGCCACTCGAACCCGGCGACCAACCGCTTCTGCGCCTCGTGCGGCGCCAAGCTCTCCGCCAAGGCCGTGAGCGTGCCGGCGCCCGCGCCCGCTGCGCCCGCCGCCGCGCCCGCGCCGAGCTCCTCGGCGACGCCCACCGTGGTGCTCACCGCGCTGCGCGCCGACGGCTCGGAGGCAGGCTCGTACACGCTGCCCTCGGGCACGGTGACGATCGGCCGCGACACGGGCGCGATCTTCGCCGGTGACAGCTACCTGTCGCCGCGCCACGCCACGTTCATCCCCAAGGGGGGCAAGCTCGTGGTGCGTGACGAGAGCTCGCTCAACGGCATCTACAAGAAGCTGCGCCGCGACGAGCCGCAGGTGGTGCACCCCGGCAACGTCTTTCGCATCGGCCAGGAGATCATCCGCTTCGAGACGCTCGCCCCCGCGCCCTCCACGGCCGACGGCGTCGAGCGCCTCGGCAGCCCGTCGAAGGGCTACGTCGGGCGCATCTCGCTCATCATCGGGCGCGACGCCGCGGGCAACACGTTCCCGGTCCCGGAGACGGGCCTGCACCTCGGCCGCGAGCGCGGTGACGTGCTCTTCCCCGAAGACGGCTACGTCTCCGGCCTGCACTGCCGGGTAAGCTACGAGAAGGGCCAGCTCTTCATCACCGATCTCGGCAGCTCGAACGGCACGTTCATCCGCCTCTCTGCCGACGGCGAGCTCATCGACGGCGACGTGCTGTTGATGGGCCAGCAACTGTTCCGGGTGAACATCAACGCCTGA
- the ruvA gene encoding Holliday junction branch migration protein RuvA, which yields MIGRLTGSIVEDSAEGVVVIDVGGVGYEVTVPLGALGRAPREADGTVTLFVHTHVREDIFALYGFPTRDDRAAFRALIGVSSIGPKIAMSILGALPAGDLGAVLARGETARLTAVPGVGKKTAERLVLELKGKLAAAPTAVGPAAAPPRPSTEGKADLLQSALTRMGFRPAEADRAVTALGARVETEPLGDLVREALALLSSR from the coding sequence TTGATCGGTAGGCTCACCGGGAGCATCGTCGAGGACTCGGCCGAAGGCGTCGTCGTGATCGACGTCGGGGGGGTCGGCTACGAGGTCACCGTGCCGCTCGGAGCGCTGGGGCGCGCGCCAAGGGAAGCGGACGGCACGGTGACGCTCTTCGTGCACACGCACGTGCGCGAGGACATCTTCGCGCTCTACGGTTTTCCCACGCGCGACGACCGCGCCGCCTTCCGCGCCCTCATCGGCGTGTCGAGCATCGGCCCCAAGATCGCCATGAGCATCCTCGGCGCTCTGCCGGCCGGCGATCTCGGGGCCGTGCTCGCCCGCGGCGAGACCGCGCGGCTCACCGCAGTCCCCGGCGTCGGCAAGAAGACCGCCGAGCGCCTCGTGCTCGAGCTGAAAGGCAAGCTCGCCGCCGCCCCCACCGCCGTCGGCCCCGCCGCCGCGCCACCACGCCCGTCCACCGAAGGCAAGGCCGACCTGCTCCAGAGCGCCCTCACGCGCATGGGGTTCCGTCCAGCCGAGGCCGACAGGGCGGTGACGGCCCTCGGCGCCCGCGTCGAGACCGAGCCGCTCGGCGATCTGGTCCGCGAGGCCCTGGCCTTGCTCTCATCACGATGA